The Candidatus Dependentiae bacterium genome includes the window GCGCATTGGGTCACCCCGCTTGTCGCATGATATGCCCGAGTCATTAAATAGTCCTATGTATGCAACAGCGTATGGTTTGCTCATTAATACATTAAAAAAATCAGAACGTGCGAGTATGGACAGCATGTCTGGGCCTTTGGTCTCACGAGTTTTGACACGTATGAAATCATGGGTGTCAGATTTTTTTTAAATCCTCATTTTCATTTTTCAATAAAAGGAGTTATACATGATTGAATTACTCGACGTTCAACCAGAAAACATGGCAGTTGCTAGTATTAAAGTTATTGGTGTTGGTGGCGCAGGTGGCAATACGGTAAACAGTATCGTTGGTGCCAATAACATAGAATGTATTGTTGCAAATACCGATGCGCAAGCATTGAGTCAGTCAAAATCACATCACACCGTCCATATTGGCGTAAAGTCAACGCGCGGCCTTGGTACTGGTGCAAATCCAGAATTGGGTAAACGAGCAGCAGAAGAAGATTTGGATAAAATATTAGAAGCGATTGGTGATGCTGACATTGTATTTTTAACCGCTGGCATGGGCGGCGGTACGGGGTCTGGCGCATTACCAGTCATTGCAGCAGCATTGCGTGAGCGTAATGTTTTATCGATTGCTATTGTTACTAAACCGTTTGTTTTTGAAGGCAAACGACGTGCAGCAGTGGCGGCAAAAGCAATAGAGGAATTGCGCAGCAAAGTCGACACTCTCATTGTTATTCCTAACCAAAAATTATTAGAAACAGTGGATCAAAAAGTTTCTATGATCGACGCTTTTTCTATGATTAATGAATTGCTGGGCAAATCGGTTAAAGGTATTTCGGACATTATAACCAAGCCTGGACATATCAATGTTGATTTTGCCGATGTTCGTACCGTTATGAAGGATATGGGCTTGGCCGTCATGGGTACCGGTGTTGCAATAGGTCAAAACCGTGCACAAGAAGCGGCACTGCAGGCAATATCCTCACCATTGCTTGAAAATATGAGCATTAAGGGTGCGCACGGCGTATTGCTTAATATTACCGGTGGCAAAAATCTTGGCCTGCACGAAATTAGCCAAGCGGCATCAGTGGTGTACGAACAAGCAGATGAAAACGCCACCATTATTCTTGGGTCGGTGATCGATGAGAGTATGACCGATGAAGTGATGGTGACCATCATTGCAACCGGTTTTATACCACCCAAAAGCGGAGCAAGCTCTCCATTTTGCAGCACAAG containing:
- the ftsZ gene encoding cell division protein FtsZ, with the translated sequence MIELLDVQPENMAVASIKVIGVGGAGGNTVNSIVGANNIECIVANTDAQALSQSKSHHTVHIGVKSTRGLGTGANPELGKRAAEEDLDKILEAIGDADIVFLTAGMGGGTGSGALPVIAAALRERNVLSIAIVTKPFVFEGKRRAAVAAKAIEELRSKVDTLIVIPNQKLLETVDQKVSMIDAFSMINELLGKSVKGISDIITKPGHINVDFADVRTVMKDMGLAVMGTGVAIGQNRAQEAALQAISSPLLENMSIKGAHGVLLNITGGKNLGLHEISQAASVVYEQADENATIILGSVIDESMTDEVMVTIIATGFIPPKSGASSPFCSTR